In Paenibacillus sp. FSL R7-0345, a single window of DNA contains:
- a CDS encoding sugar transferase encodes MKRLFDITFSLLGLIIVSPFFLLFAAIVFFTSPGGVFFRGTRVGQFGKTFKIYKFRSMIKDAEGNGKWNVGENDTRITSIGHFLRKTKIDELPQLINVLLGDMSFVGPRPELQYYVDMYTENEKKILDLKPGITDWASLTNFEQFESFTKAEDPDEAYLKLIRPLKLELQLYYRDNNSFFGDFKIIIYTVYKVFTRTRRLPKELSFLVNKFQVEHLRVSTDEQKLIGKDVCDNIQKSEKSSIGGYSA; translated from the coding sequence TTGAAACGCTTATTTGATATCACATTCAGTTTATTAGGACTGATAATTGTTTCTCCGTTTTTTTTATTATTTGCTGCTATTGTATTTTTTACATCACCGGGTGGTGTATTTTTTAGAGGAACACGAGTAGGGCAGTTTGGGAAAACATTTAAAATCTATAAATTTCGCTCTATGATTAAAGATGCTGAAGGAAATGGTAAGTGGAATGTAGGTGAGAATGACACTAGAATTACATCTATAGGTCATTTTTTAAGAAAAACGAAAATTGATGAATTACCTCAACTGATAAATGTATTGTTGGGCGATATGAGTTTCGTAGGACCAAGACCAGAATTACAGTATTATGTTGATATGTATACCGAGAATGAAAAAAAAATACTCGACTTAAAGCCAGGAATTACAGATTGGGCATCACTGACTAATTTCGAACAGTTTGAGAGTTTTACCAAAGCTGAAGATCCAGATGAAGCGTATCTAAAATTGATACGACCATTAAAACTTGAATTGCAATTATATTATAGAGATAATAACTCGTTTTTTGGAGATTTTAAAATAATTATCTACACTGTTTATAAAGTATTTACTCGTACTAGAAGGCTTCCTAAAGAATTGAGTTTCTTGGTTAACAAATTTCAAGTGGAACACTTAAGAGTTTCAACTGATGAACAGAAACTAATTGGTAAAGATGTTTGTGATAATATACAAAAAAGTGAGAAAAGTTCAATAGGGGGATATTCAGCATGA
- a CDS encoding SDR family oxidoreductase — MDLGIKDKNVLIVGASKGIGRGIAVAFAEEGAIVTTIARSKELLVNLHEEISVINNQNNKYYVSDLMNDDANMLAKKILEERGTFDIVIHNVGGSLVSRNALGTLEEWHYAWKFNAGIAIDMNNILIPPMLEKEWGRVVHISSISAKMLRGNPLYASSKEFLNAYVTTVGRELASKGIVMTAVMPGAVAFPGSYWDNYTQTDPARCEDFLKHHQAAGRFGTVKEVADVVLFMASEQASFMQTALIPVDGANM, encoded by the coding sequence ATGGATTTAGGAATAAAAGATAAAAATGTACTTATTGTAGGGGCGAGTAAAGGTATTGGACGTGGAATTGCAGTAGCTTTCGCTGAAGAGGGGGCTATAGTTACTACGATTGCACGTAGTAAGGAGCTTTTAGTTAACTTACATGAGGAAATATCTGTGATTAATAATCAAAATAATAAATATTATGTCTCTGATCTAATGAATGATGATGCCAATATGCTTGCTAAGAAAATTCTGGAAGAACGTGGGACATTTGATATTGTGATTCATAATGTTGGTGGATCTCTAGTAAGTAGGAACGCTCTTGGAACATTGGAAGAATGGCATTATGCATGGAAATTTAATGCGGGAATTGCTATTGATATGAATAATATATTAATACCCCCTATGTTAGAAAAAGAGTGGGGAAGAGTTGTACATATTTCTTCAATTTCTGCCAAGATGCTTAGAGGAAATCCGTTATATGCATCCTCTAAAGAGTTTTTAAATGCATATGTAACAACTGTTGGACGTGAACTAGCTTCCAAAGGGATTGTTATGACTGCTGTTATGCCTGGTGCAGTGGCATTTCCGGGGAGTTATTGGGATAATTATACGCAAACTGATCCAGCTAGATGTGAGGATTTTCTAAAGCACCATCAGGCAGCTGGACGATTCGGTACTGTTAAAGAAGTTGCTGATGTTGTATTGTTTATGGCGAGTGAACAAGCGTCATTTATGCAAACAGCACTTATTCCTGTAGACGGAGCTAACATGTAG
- a CDS encoding copper amine oxidase N-terminal domain-containing protein → MKFPAAALLLFVLIGSAPLTASAPLSASAAAVAVTDSIKVQSMDVKMVFDGVSIQPPTGQHVFIYNNSTYVPIRFVSYALQKSVSWDAKNLKVTVAEPSSSELVVIKEYLMNAGSTNSSAAAAKNIVLSKVKASYVFNGSAKAVPAGQSSFILNGSLYVPLRFLSESVGNKISWDQKTKTITATSAGYQEQNNGSTGSGTTGGTSPSATTTPAPTSAPSAGGGSAGTGTVTYEQITSATEAKLSALKAQSQSTLTSLAFQYFTATDDTSKASILTQGKQQLASFTASFNNIVADAENQLTANGFSTDIINQYRAAFEADLESARKVAEEMGS, encoded by the coding sequence ATGAAATTCCCGGCAGCTGCATTATTGCTGTTTGTACTTATAGGTTCAGCGCCTTTAACGGCTTCAGCGCCGTTGTCGGCATCTGCGGCTGCAGTAGCAGTTACAGATTCTATCAAGGTGCAGAGTATGGATGTCAAAATGGTCTTTGACGGAGTAAGCATACAGCCCCCAACAGGTCAGCATGTCTTCATATACAACAATTCAACATATGTTCCAATTAGATTCGTCTCCTATGCCTTGCAGAAGAGTGTAAGCTGGGATGCCAAAAACTTGAAAGTTACTGTGGCTGAGCCAAGCAGCTCCGAGCTGGTTGTTATTAAGGAATACCTTATGAATGCTGGAAGTACAAATTCTTCAGCAGCAGCTGCAAAGAATATTGTTCTTAGTAAAGTGAAGGCAAGCTATGTTTTCAATGGGTCAGCGAAGGCAGTTCCAGCAGGCCAGTCTAGCTTTATATTGAATGGTTCCTTATATGTTCCACTTCGGTTTCTTTCTGAATCTGTAGGTAATAAGATTTCCTGGGATCAGAAGACGAAGACCATTACAGCAACCTCTGCCGGTTATCAGGAGCAGAATAACGGTTCAACTGGAAGTGGCACAACAGGAGGTACGAGTCCTTCAGCAACAACGACTCCAGCACCAACGAGTGCACCATCAGCTGGTGGCGGATCTGCTGGAACTGGGACAGTAACATATGAGCAAATTACCAGCGCGACTGAAGCTAAGCTCTCTGCATTAAAAGCTCAGAGTCAGTCTACTTTGACCAGTCTTGCATTTCAATATTTTACTGCTACAGATGATACAAGTAAGGCAAGTATTTTAACTCAAGGTAAACAGCAGTTAGCTTCATTTACTGCTAGTTTCAATAATATTGTTGCTGATGCTGAGAATCAATTGACTGCTAATGGTTTCAGTACAGATATTATTAATCAATATAGAGCGGCATTTGAAGCTGATTTAGAAAGTGCAAGGAAAGTAGCTGAAGAAATGGGTTCTTGA